A segment of the Candidatus Bathyarchaeota archaeon genome:
CCATATGTACCTCAGCGGCCCAGAGGGAGCTCATAGGCCTAGCCCTCCTAGGGATATTGACACCGATCATCGTGGGGTTACTCCTCAAGGAGATGGCCCTGGGAGCCTTCCTAGCCGGCGTCATCGTGACAGGCCAGCTTCTAGCGGTCTTCATGGCGAATTCAGGAGGTGCTTGGGACAATGCGAAGAAGAAGATTGAGGACGGCCACTACGGAGGGAAAGGGTCGGAGGAGCATAAGGCATCTGTAATAGGCGACACGGTGGGGGACCCGTTAAAGGATACGGCGGGTCCAGCGTTGAACCCTATGATAAAGGTCATAAACCTCGTCAGCCTGCTATTCGCCCCAATGATAATAAAGTTCAAGCATGAACCATTGATCTCAGGGATCCTCTCAGCAGTACTCGCACTAATCCTCGGAATAGTAATATGGTACAGCAAGAGGGAGGCCCCGGAAATACTAAAGGAGGAGGAGCCGATGACAACGACCCCCCGAGCAGGAGGAACGCCCTGAGGGAACTCCCCTTAGAGCGGGGGGAGAGGGCCTATCCCGCTCCCCCATTCACCCGGAGTTACTCCTTATCTGCTCAGCTGGTTTTGTTTAGATTTCGCCGAGCGATTACTGAGTAGGCCGAGAATAAGGCAGCCGCGGCTAAAAAGGGAGCTGTATAACCGAGCTCCTCCACCAATACGCCAGCCATGATATAGGATGGAATCATTACGAGGTTTGACGGGGCGTGTAGGAACCCTATGGTCGTCGCCATGTTTTCTTTTCCAACGGCTTCCCGGCTTATAAGCGACTCCCATGTAATGTAGCTTATAGATTCACCTAAGCCCATGACCATCACCATGGCTATCATTAATTTGCCGTCAGTCAGGGGGATCAGCACGGCAGCCGGGATGTATAGGAGCATTTGAATGCAGGCTATCCTGTCCATGGAGGGAGTTGCTTGAAGCGTATAAGGTAGGAGGAGGGCCCCCATCCCTGCGTAGGCGGCCAGGATCATCCCCACCTCCCAGTATCCGAGGCCCCTTTCATGGAGGAATAAGGGTAGCACGAATCCTGCGGTGAGCGTGGAGGCAGCCGTGTAGAGGCTCATCGTTAAGGCTGTCCGCCACGTCCTCCCCCTCATAGTCCTCGGATCGAGCTTTCTGAACAGCTCCTTTAAAGTTAAGTTTCCACGCTGGACCATGTTCGACATCCACGCAGGTATGAATATCAAGGCTGAAAGGGCTGCGAGCGTTAAGAATACTTGCTCAAAGCTCATCCATGATATTAGAAAGCCCGATGCGGCGGCTCCAATGGTGATCGCGAGGGCTCGGGTGAATAGGAGGATGGAGGAGGCCATCTGGGGGCTCCTGTCCTCGGCGGCCTCGTAAGCCGCGCTCCTGTTCACAGCCCACAAAGCCGCCTCCTTAACCCCCTGCGCCATTTTCGCGGCTGCATAGGAGGAGGGGGACAGGGAGGCCGCGTAGAGGAGCGCAGAGGCGAGGTTGCACAAGGCGTTCACATGGAAGAACTTTCGGAACCCTACGCTGTCAGCCGCTGAGGAGAACAGCATCCTAAACGCTAGGAAAGCGATAGGAAAGGCTGAGAACACCGAGCCGATCGTGGAGAGGCGGATGCCCCTTTTAATCATCACCAGAGGTACGATCAACATATAGGCTCCGGTGACGAAAGCGTCCAATACATTAATAGCGGCGAGCATGAGAAACGGTCTTCGCATGCATCTCACCTATCCCTGGAGCTGAGGAGGCTTCGAATGAATCCTGATCCAACCCCTAGACACCGGAACAAGTAACTTTCCATGATTTCATATAAATTTGAGGCCTGATCCCTGGAAGTATTTCGCTGAATCTCTTCAGGGCTCCATCGCAACCGGTCTGATCCATGGCTATGAATACTCGCAGAGCTTCCAAGCCGAAGAAGAATGAGGTAGGCTGTAAAACAGAAATAAGCGGTTATTATTTCGGTTTAGAGGCTTTGCGGTGCGGGGGATCTAAAATACGCTCTCCTTCGGGAAGACTTCGAATCCTTTCTCCGTGATCCTGTAGGGTCTGGGCTGATGGTCTATCGGGGATTCCCTCATCTTCTCTATCTGGATGGCCCTTATCATGGATCTGCCCACATGGAACGTTTGGAGTAGTATTACTCCATGGGCTAAATATTCCTCTAGTTGAATTTCACGTTCTAAGCCCATGGATGAAAGTTCCGAGGTTAGTATGCTCGTGGTGCCTAACCCGACTAGGGCTTCGACCAGGTCGAGCATGGCGGTCCTTCTCTCCACAGGATCCGGATACTGGAATATCAGAGATGCTATGGGGTCTACCACGAGCCTCTTCGCGGATATCTCCTTGACGGCGGATTTTATGCCCTCTATCAGGCTCAGCATGGAGAAGTCCCTACGCCCTATGGTGAGCTTTCCAACCTTCACCTCGCCGGGTAGATGCCTTATCGGGGAGGCATCTAGGAAACTGAACGTCTTATCCTTCTCGAACCTCTCAAGTTCCCAACCGAATCTTGACATCTCAGAGTAGTAATGGAATTTGGTCTCGTCCAGGCTGACGAACACTCCTCCTTCGCCCTTATTCAATCCATCGACTATGAACTGGGTTGCCAGTATGGTCTTTCCTGTTCCAGGTCCACCTAGGATCAGTATAACCCTTCCGGCCGGTAACCCGCCCCCTAAAATCTCATCTAGCCCTGAAACCCCTGTAGAAACCTTAAATGGAGCGTACACCCATACCACCTTATATCTATGTCATCAACGAGGCCTATTTTAACTTGATCTTTAATTTTAAATCTTTCTTAAGGGAAAGGTTATAACCCGTCAAGGGGCTTATAGATAGGCTCATTAAAGATATTTAACCCTGAAAGCCGGAATGAGGTTGGAGGGGTGGATGAAGCCCTTGAAGAATTTAGACATCGTATTGGTGGGTCCGGCCTCGCGGAGGCTCGGGGGAGGCTTAAGGGGGCAGGGATTTAACGTAGCCGAATTGGAGTACAGGGTGTTCCCAGATGGAGAGTCGTATTTAAGAGTCCCCGTGGACATCAAGGGATTAAATGTAGCGGTGCTTCAATCCACGTATCCACCTCAGGACAAGCATCTCATCGAACTATTCCTAGCGTTAACCGCGGCAAGGGAGCTGGGGGCCGAGGAGGTGGTAGCAGCCGTACCATACTTAGCCTATGCTAGGCAGGATTCAATGTTTAAGCCTGGGGAATCGGTGAGCCTTAAAACCATAATTAAGCTTATAGAGGATTGCGGGGCATCAGCCTTCATAACCTTCAACATCCATAAGGCTGACAGGATGAAATGGTTTAAGATACCCAGCTTGAACTTATCCGCGGTGAAGGCTATCGCAGATCATCTAGCTACCTTTGAACTTTCCAACCCCGTCGTGATAGCCCCTGATAGAGGAGCCGCCCACCTCGCGGAGGAGGCCTCCTCGATCCTGAAAGCAGAGCACACCTATTTAGAGAAGAGGAGGGATAGGGAGACGGGATCCGTGGAGACCTCGTATAGAGAGCTGGATGTCTCAGGCAGGGACGTCATAATAATAGACGACATCATAAGTTCAGGTTCCACCATCGCCAACGTGGCCGAGATAGCTTCGAGGCAGGGAGCAAAGAGGATAATGGCGGCCTGCATCCATCCCTTACTGGCTGAGGGGGCTTTGGAGAGGATGGAGAGGGCTGGAGTATCGAAGGTGCTGGGCACGGACTGCGTCGAAGGAGCTTACAGCGAGGTATCGGTGGCTCCGTTACTGGCTGAAGCCTTGAGGACCATGCTATGAGGCGGCGATTCCTAGCAGCCCTCGCGGGGGATCATCCAACACTACCGGCAGGCGAGTTTACAGCAGCCCTGGAAGCCGAGGATCTAAGGTTTCATGTGAGATCGAAGAAGGGACGCCTGTTAATGGTGGAGGTGGATGGAGACCCGTTAAAGGCGGCCGAGAGATGCGGCATGCTCAAGGCGTTAGCCCTCGAATACTTCACATGCCCCCATAAAGTTGAAGAGATAACCTCCAATGCGGAGGCTATAGATAGATCCCAGTTGCCCGAGGATGCGGAAAGCTTCGCCGTGAGGATTTGGCGGCTCGAAGGCGGAGACCCTAGGGAGGTCGGGCTTCTAGAGGAAGCGCTTGGAGGAGTACTCTCCAAATCCCTGGGGATGAGGGTTGAACTTGAGGATCCTAAGCTTACATTCATGGGCTTCATAGCAGGCGAGGTCTTCGCTTTAGGATTGAAGCTGTACGAGCAGCCCAAGGGGTTGTTTGGGGCGAGGATGCCCAAGAACAGGCCTGCGGTGCATCCATCCACCATGGATCCTAGGACGGCTAGATGCATGGTCAACCTTTCAAGGGCTAAAAGGGGGAGGACCCTCCTGGACCCCTTCTGCGGCGTCGGCGGCATATTACTCGAGGCCGCCTCCATCGGATGCCGTACGGTGGGATGCGATGTGAGCCCTAGGATGGTCTTAAGTAGCATCATTAACATGGAATACTACGGTTATGAGCCCCTAGGCGTGCTCCTGGCCGACGCGGCCAGGCTGCCCATCCTGGAAGTCGATGCGATAGCCACGGATCCCCCATATGGAACCGCGGCCTCAACTTTAAAGAGGGGTATACAGAGGATCCTCCGGGACTTCCTCCCGGAGGCTGCTCGGACGCTACCTCCTGGAGGTCACGCAGCCGTAGCCGCTCCTAAGGGAGCCGGCCTTCCTGAAGCGGCGGAGGACTCAGGGTTTGAAATCAGAGAGATACATGAAGTTCACATACATCGCAGGCTCACAAGGGAGATAGCATCCCTGAGGAGGAGCTGAATCTATGCCTTTGGAAGTCATATTCCTAGGCACTGGTGGGAGCATGCCCACCAGGGGGAGAGGCCTACCCAGCATAGCGGTGCGGAGGGAGGGGGAGATAATCCTCTTCGACTGCGGGGAAGGAACCCAGAGGCAGGCGGCGACGGCTAGCCTCAGCACTTTAAAGATCTCTAGGATATTCATTACGCACCTCCACGGGGACCACGTCCTGGGCCTGCCGGGCCTAATCCAATCCATGGCCCTACTAGGCCGGACCACCCTACTAGAGGTATATGGGCCTATAGGCTTAGCCTCCTTCCTCGAGGCTGTAAGGTTTACGGTGCCCTGTTCCATAGGGTTTCCCATCTCCATCTACGAGGTTTCGGAGGGAGCGGTCTACGAGGACAGGAACTACAGGGTTGAGGCGGCCTGGATGGATCATACGATTCCATGTCTCGGATATAGCCTGACGGAGAATCCCCGACCTGGAAAGTTCCGACCTGAAGCAGCCGAGAGGCTAGGCGTCCCCAAGGGGCCCCTATGGAAGAGGCTTCAAATGGGCGAATCCGTCGAGGTGGCGGGAAGGACCATCCATCCCTCGGAGGTTGTGGGCCCGCCCAGGCCGGGGGTTAAACTATCCTACTCGGGGGATACTAGACCCCACCCTAACCTTAAGAAGATAGCCTATAAATCTGACCTCCTCATACATGATAGCACGTTCGACGATTCCCGAAGGGATAAGGCTGCCGAGTATGGACATTCAACTGCGAGGCAGGCAGCCCAGATGGCTATGGAGGTTAAAGCCTCCCGCCTCGCACTGACTCATATAAGCCCCATCTACGAGTGCTCCGAGGATAAACTCCTCCTCGAAGCCGAAGAAACTTTCGTGGAGAGGGTCATCTTAGCCTCGGATCTAGCCCGTTTGAACCTTCAACCGAGGCAAGCTGCGTAAGTTAAGGGTGTAGGGGCCCTTCCTTCAAACGGTGCCATTTGGGTTCAACCCTTTACTCCCGCTATAATCCTGTAAGCCATTCAACCACCATTCTCGGATCGTCTGCGTAAACCTCGAATCTTATAGGTCCAAGGGGGGATTCCCTCCATGGCTCGCAGAAAGATATGTGGCCGGCGTAGGCCACCTGTTTGTTCAGGTGGAAGATGAGCTTGTCACCGTCGATCAGCTTTGAGAGATGGGCCTTAGCGGCGTCCCTGATCCGCTCCCTTTTAAGCAGCTCCTTGATCTTAGTCAGGGATTCCAATCCGCCCCTCCCCCTTATGTATCCTGTACCATCCTCGCCTAACTCGAGCGTTACGTCTCCGTTGTAGACCTTCTCCAGGGCTTCACGGACTTTTAAAGGATCCTCCGTGGGCTTCACTTCCACCTCGACGAAGACTTCAACCCTCATCCCTCAGCCATCCCCTGAGCTTCTCCTCGGCGTCGGCCTTGAAGGCCGCTAAGCTTCCTTCGTTCACGATCATAATGTCCGCTAATGCTATGACGTCCCCTATGCCCACGTCGAGCTCCCTCCTATCCCGGAGGTGGAACTCCTCCATGTCTTTGGGGTCGTCGCTCCTACCCCTCGACTTAAGCCTTTTAAACCTCGTCGAGGGTGAGGAGTGCACGGCCATTACGGATAGTTTAAAGCTCGCCTTGAGCTCCTCAACTTCAGCTAGGCTCCGTATCCCCTCCACTAGAACGGCCCCCCTCGAGGGCGGTGAGCTTTTAATCTTTGAGATGACCCTGTCCACAACGGCTGCGGGGCCCTCGCTCTCCCTCAACTCGAACATCAGCCTCCCTAAGACGGCCGATGTGGGTTGCAGGCCCCTCTCTAAAGCAGCCTCCCTCACCACGTCTCCGCAGCTGAACACTGGAACACCTAGCTTGGACGCCACGTCCGCGATGACGGTCTTACCTGAGCCGGGCATCCCCGTTAGAGCCATAGCCTTCAACGCATATGGGCTCCTCCGAACTTTAATGTATAATGGGACATAAAGCCTTTCTCCTTAGCTGGCTGAAACTTCCCTCCAGCTTTTATTAGAGTGAATGTATGTTCTATGATGTGGGATGAAGGAATCGGGGATAGTGGAAGGCTTGGTGAGATGCTTCATAGCTGTGGACGTGTACGATCAAGCCTTGAAGGAGAGGATCCTCGAAGTTCAGAGGAGGCTTGAATCTCTGGATGCCAAGTTCACTTTCGTAGAGCCCGAGAAAATGCACATAACGCTGAAGTTCCTGGGGGAAATAAGTGATCTCAAGATCAGGGAAATAAGGAAATCCCTGGGGGATCTTAGGTTCCCCCCGTTCAAC
Coding sequences within it:
- a CDS encoding MFS transporter yields the protein MRRPFLMLAAINVLDAFVTGAYMLIVPLVMIKRGIRLSTIGSVFSAFPIAFLAFRMLFSSAADSVGFRKFFHVNALCNLASALLYAASLSPSSYAAAKMAQGVKEAALWAVNRSAAYEAAEDRSPQMASSILLFTRALAITIGAAASGFLISWMSFEQVFLTLAALSALIFIPAWMSNMVQRGNLTLKELFRKLDPRTMRGRTWRTALTMSLYTAASTLTAGFVLPLFLHERGLGYWEVGMILAAYAGMGALLLPYTLQATPSMDRIACIQMLLYIPAAVLIPLTDGKLMIAMVMVMGLGESISYITWESLISREAVGKENMATTIGFLHAPSNLVMIPSYIMAGVLVEELGYTAPFLAAAALFSAYSVIARRNLNKTS
- the prs gene encoding ribose-phosphate diphosphokinase — translated: MKPLKNLDIVLVGPASRRLGGGLRGQGFNVAELEYRVFPDGESYLRVPVDIKGLNVAVLQSTYPPQDKHLIELFLALTAARELGAEEVVAAVPYLAYARQDSMFKPGESVSLKTIIKLIEDCGASAFITFNIHKADRMKWFKIPSLNLSAVKAIADHLATFELSNPVVIAPDRGAAHLAEEASSILKAEHTYLEKRRDRETGSVETSYRELDVSGRDVIIIDDIISSGSTIANVAEIASRQGAKRIMAACIHPLLAEGALERMERAGVSKVLGTDCVEGAYSEVSVAPLLAEALRTML
- the rnz gene encoding ribonuclease Z, which encodes MPLEVIFLGTGGSMPTRGRGLPSIAVRREGEIILFDCGEGTQRQAATASLSTLKISRIFITHLHGDHVLGLPGLIQSMALLGRTTLLEVYGPIGLASFLEAVRFTVPCSIGFPISIYEVSEGAVYEDRNYRVEAAWMDHTIPCLGYSLTENPRPGKFRPEAAERLGVPKGPLWKRLQMGESVEVAGRTIHPSEVVGPPRPGVKLSYSGDTRPHPNLKKIAYKSDLLIHDSTFDDSRRDKAAEYGHSTARQAAQMAMEVKASRLALTHISPIYECSEDKLLLEAEETFVERVILASDLARLNLQPRQAA
- a CDS encoding AAA family ATPase — translated: MALTGMPGSGKTVIADVASKLGVPVFSCGDVVREAALERGLQPTSAVLGRLMFELRESEGPAAVVDRVISKIKSSPPSRGAVLVEGIRSLAEVEELKASFKLSVMAVHSSPSTRFKRLKSRGRSDDPKDMEEFHLRDRRELDVGIGDVIALADIMIVNEGSLAAFKADAEEKLRGWLRDEG